Proteins encoded by one window of Dendropsophus ebraccatus isolate aDenEbr1 chromosome 4, aDenEbr1.pat, whole genome shotgun sequence:
- the MTHFSD gene encoding methenyltetrahydrofolate synthase domain-containing protein isoform X1 yields MEPVIKLRAGCTKWDIRQKVWDYIEDNNLADFPRPVHHRIPNFKASHRASQRVTSLEFFVKAREIKVDPDKPLEGVRLSALQANKTLLVPTPRLRTGLFNQITPPPGASKEILRICSTSQGVKDFSIPLGLDSAVQVDLVVVGSVAVSEKGWRIGKGEGFADMEYAMMKAMGAVTEQTVVITVVHDCQVLDIPVELMDDHDLTVDYILTPTRVIKTNCTRPKPQGIIWSKISREMMSKIPILRSLQQIERRAGKDVTLKNEENPTPSPTCMSARTDHTNHMLTTKSNPGAAGLEDSTTVYIGNIPPTTRVSELKNLLRERKASPVHLTWQGAQHRAFLVYTDPHQAQLVLSSLEGLSIGGQVLRIELARSHRNNVNGHQVYGDKKKRSDYFKHGSETTEK; encoded by the exons ATGGAGCCTGTGATCAAACTTAGAGCGG GATGCACTAAATGGGACATTCGGCAAAAGGTTTGGGATTATATAGAAGACAATAATCTTGCAGATTTTCCACGACCCGTACATCACCGGATACCAAACTTCAAG GCATCTCACAGGGCAAGTCAAAGGGTAACGTCTCTGGAGTTTTTCGTTAAGGCGAGGGAAATTAAAGTGGATCCTGATAAACCCTTGGAAGGTGTCCGCTTGTCAGCTCTGCAG GCCAATAAAACATTGCTGGTTCCAACTCCCAGGCTGAGAACTGGACTCTTTAACCAGATCACTCCACCTCCAGGTGCTAGTAAAGAGATCTTGAGGATCTGCTCCACCTCACAG GGTGTGAAGGATTTTAGCATCCCATTGGGCCTGGATTCTGCAGTGCAGGTGGATCTGGTGGTTGTAGGATCTGTTGCTGTGTCAGAGAAAG GCTGGAGAATTGGGAAAGGAGAAGGCTTTGCAGATATGGAGTATGCAATGATGAAGGCAATGGGCGCTGTGACAGAACAGACCGTAGTGATCACTGTAGTCCATGACTGTCAG GTACTGGATATTCCAGTGGAACTAATGGATGACCATGACCTGACAGTGGACTATATTCTGACCCCCACACGAGTTATCAAAACAAACTGCACTCGTCCAAAGCCCCAGGGTATCATATGGTCTAAG ATAAGCAGGGAGATGATGAGTAAGATTCCAATCCTGAGGAGTCTTCAGCAAATTGAGCGCAGAGCTGGAAAAGATGTGACACTGAAGAATGAAGAGAACCCCACCCCGAGCCCAACTTGCATGTCTGCGAGGACGGACCACACCAATCATATGTTGACCACCAAAAGCAACCCAGGAGCTGCAGGGCTGGAGGACAGCACCACTGTTTACATAGGGAATATTCCCCCAACTACACGGGTCAGTGAGCTGAAGAACTTATTACGAGAGAGGAAGGCTTCACCTGTCCACCTCACATGGCAGGGAGCCCAGCACCGAGCTTTCCTGGTTTACACTGATCCACACCAGGCCCAGCTGGTGCTGTCTAGCCTAGAAGGGTTGAGTATAGGGGGGCAGGTTTTGAGAATAGAACTGGCCAGATCCCATCGTAATAATGTGAATGGACACCAAGTCTATGGAGATAAGAAGAAAAGAAGTGATTACTTCAAACATGGTAGTGAAACCACTGAAAAGTAG
- the MTHFSD gene encoding methenyltetrahydrofolate synthase domain-containing protein isoform X2, protein MEPVIKLRAGCTKWDIRQKVWDYIEDNNLADFPRPVHHRIPNFKGAAQACERLTTLQDFQTAKMVKINPDTPQKNARYLTLQANKTLLVPTPRLRTGLFNQITPPPGASKEILRICSTSQGVKDFSIPLGLDSAVQVDLVVVGSVAVSEKGWRIGKGEGFADMEYAMMKAMGAVTEQTVVITVVHDCQVLDIPVELMDDHDLTVDYILTPTRVIKTNCTRPKPQGIIWSKISREMMSKIPILRSLQQIERRAGKDVTLKNEENPTPSPTCMSARTDHTNHMLTTKSNPGAAGLEDSTTVYIGNIPPTTRVSELKNLLRERKASPVHLTWQGAQHRAFLVYTDPHQAQLVLSSLEGLSIGGQVLRIELARSHRNNVNGHQVYGDKKKRSDYFKHGSETTEK, encoded by the exons ATGGAGCCTGTGATCAAACTTAGAGCGG GATGCACTAAATGGGACATTCGGCAAAAGGTTTGGGATTATATAGAAGACAATAATCTTGCAGATTTTCCACGACCCGTACATCACCGGATACCAAACTTCAAG ggggcagcacaggcTTGTGAGCGATTAACGACCTTGCAGGATTTTCAGACCGCGAAGATGGTTAAGATAAATCCTGACACTCCGCAGAAGAACGCACGTTACCTCACTCTACAA GCCAATAAAACATTGCTGGTTCCAACTCCCAGGCTGAGAACTGGACTCTTTAACCAGATCACTCCACCTCCAGGTGCTAGTAAAGAGATCTTGAGGATCTGCTCCACCTCACAG GGTGTGAAGGATTTTAGCATCCCATTGGGCCTGGATTCTGCAGTGCAGGTGGATCTGGTGGTTGTAGGATCTGTTGCTGTGTCAGAGAAAG GCTGGAGAATTGGGAAAGGAGAAGGCTTTGCAGATATGGAGTATGCAATGATGAAGGCAATGGGCGCTGTGACAGAACAGACCGTAGTGATCACTGTAGTCCATGACTGTCAG GTACTGGATATTCCAGTGGAACTAATGGATGACCATGACCTGACAGTGGACTATATTCTGACCCCCACACGAGTTATCAAAACAAACTGCACTCGTCCAAAGCCCCAGGGTATCATATGGTCTAAG ATAAGCAGGGAGATGATGAGTAAGATTCCAATCCTGAGGAGTCTTCAGCAAATTGAGCGCAGAGCTGGAAAAGATGTGACACTGAAGAATGAAGAGAACCCCACCCCGAGCCCAACTTGCATGTCTGCGAGGACGGACCACACCAATCATATGTTGACCACCAAAAGCAACCCAGGAGCTGCAGGGCTGGAGGACAGCACCACTGTTTACATAGGGAATATTCCCCCAACTACACGGGTCAGTGAGCTGAAGAACTTATTACGAGAGAGGAAGGCTTCACCTGTCCACCTCACATGGCAGGGAGCCCAGCACCGAGCTTTCCTGGTTTACACTGATCCACACCAGGCCCAGCTGGTGCTGTCTAGCCTAGAAGGGTTGAGTATAGGGGGGCAGGTTTTGAGAATAGAACTGGCCAGATCCCATCGTAATAATGTGAATGGACACCAAGTCTATGGAGATAAGAAGAAAAGAAGTGATTACTTCAAACATGGTAGTGAAACCACTGAAAAGTAG